The following are encoded in a window of Oncorhynchus keta strain PuntledgeMale-10-30-2019 chromosome 10, Oket_V2, whole genome shotgun sequence genomic DNA:
- the epn3b gene encoding epsin-3: MTTSALRRQVKNIVHNYSEAEIKVREATSNDPWGPSSSLMSEIADLTFNVVAFAEVMGMVWKRLNDHGKNWRHVYKALTLLDYLIKTGSERVAQQCRENAFTIQTLRDFQYMDRDGRDQGGNVREKARQLVSLLRDEERLRQERSQALTTKERMTAGTGGGGGGGGTAGRRTSQPNIAAHYGEQFIRSRGSPSSFNSSSSSPREASDLEQARPQTSGEEELQLQLALAMSREESEKDQRCLQGDESFLQRALDENRRDSHTGTGESAMLNLVDIFGPSEAPPPTDDLWDAQPAVTSDPWDSVAVHSNTPVIGSPWKTRPSSSSPTNPWAPSRSPTWVAPPTSSSSPVNHGWESPHPLTGDGTDRTDPFSVREEECKGGEGPPQPGSPTGPDLFGERVLSPEVNGRGGGSPEMFDLSRLAPPQGYAPPRMCRTPEAFLGPTGASLVNLDALIPPNPPSRTHNNPFLLGLSVPSPTNPFHCDQPRLTLNQMLRPCSTSPLPPHTLPYSPSLPLPLPHHTQPSPGLLDLPSNLPHPLLPLSPAPAHRVPPQSHTHSHNPFL; this comes from the exons GTGCGCGAGGCGACGTCCAACGACCCGTGGGGCCCCTCCTCCTCGCTGATGTCAGAGATCGCTGACCTCACCTTTAACGTGGTGGCGTTTGCTGAGGTCATGGGCATGGTCTGGAAACGCCTCAACGACCACGGGAAGAACTGGAGACACGTCTACAAG GCCCTGACGCTGCTCGACTACTTGATCAAGACCGGCTCAGAGAGAGTGGCTCAGCAGTGCCGCGAGAACGCATTCACCATACAG ACGCTGCGGGACTTCCAGTACATGGACCGGGATGGCCGGGACCAGGGGGGCAACGTGAGGGAGAAGGCCCGCCAGCTGGTGTCTCTACTCAGGGACGAGGAACGgctcagacaggagaggagccagGCGTTGACCACTAAAGAACGCATGACGGctggaacaggaggaggaggaggaggaggagggacgg CAGGGCGAAGGACCAGCCAGCCAAATATAGCAGCTCACTACGGGGAACAGTTCATCCGCTCCCGGGGCTCGCCCTCCTCCTTTAACT cctcttcatcctctcctcgTGAAGCGTCTGATCTAGAACAGGCCCGCCCCCAGACCAGCGGAGAGGAGGAGCTACAGTTACAGCTGGCCCTGGccatgagcagagaggagagtgagaag GACCAGCGTTGTCTCCAAGGAGATGAGTCGTTTTTGCAGAGAGCCCTGGACGAGAACAGAAGGGACAGTCACACAGGgacaggagag TCCGCCATGTTGAATCTGGTGGATATCTTTGGCCCCTCTGAGGCTCCGCCCCCAACTGACGACCTCTGGGACGCCCAGCCTGctgtgacctctgacccctgggaCTCTGTGG cAGTCCACTCCAACACTCCTGTGATTGGTAGTCCCTGGAAGACCCGCCCCTCCTCCAGCAGCCCAACCAATCCTTGGGCTCCGTCACGCTCTCCCACCTGGGTAGCTCCACCCACATCATCATCCAGCCCTGTCAATCACGGCTGGGAGAGCCCGCACCCTCTTACAGGGGACGGTACTGATAGGACGGATCCCTTCTCTGTCAGGGAGGAGGAGTGTAAAGGAGGAGAGGGACCACCTCAACCTGGCAGTCCtactg GCCCAGACCTGTTTGGGGAGCGTGTCCTGTCCCCCGAGGTGAACGGGCGAGGGGGGGGCAGTCCGGAGATGTTTGACCTGTCCCGTCTCGCCCCCCCTCAGGGCTACGCGCCCCCCCGGATGTGTCGCACCCCAGAAGCCTTCCTGGGACCTACGGGGGCGTCGCTCGTCAACCTGGATGCACTCATCCCCCCTAATCCTCCTAGCAGGACCCACAACAACCCCTTCCTCTTag gtctgagTGTTCCCTCTCCCACCAACCCATTTCACTGTGACCAGCCCCGTCTCACACTCAACCAGATGCTCCGTCCCTGTTCCACCTCCCCACTCCCCCCTCACACCCTCCCCTacagcccctctctccccctccctctcccacaccACACCCAGCCCTCCCCCGGCCTCCTGGACCTCCCCTCTAacctcccccatcccctcctccccctctcccccgccCCAGCCCACCGCGTCCCGccccaatctcacacacacagccacaaccCCTTCCTCTGA